The Vespa velutina chromosome 2, iVesVel2.1, whole genome shotgun sequence sequence gtatatgttataacaatatatttgaatattctaTAAATAGGCATTGTAAAAATTCGCAACCTTTAAATTTGACTTTTCCAATGTGCAATAACATAAATTGAAAAGtgattcacatatatatacgaattctACTATTGATTTCATCATATTTACGATATCttggcgataataataaatacccATCGATAATGCTAATATCGATGTTATACCATTAAGAGCGTAACTGCACCATAAAActgtatagaaaatttttcttaatatattagCATCAGATCCCAGTGGCCACGTCACGGTGGTTACGTTTaaacattgtaaaaatttaattaaattatcgtgATCggttaaaaaattcatttcgagcttgttattatttttttagtgtcttattttctttttttttttttttttcactttattaattaaagaaagtcattaaaagtaatttattatgtccgattaaattttttacacgatttaaataatcacgttttatttaattcgctTAAACTGTTATTCAAACTTGAATTTCATTGCAGGACTGAATCTACAACTAAGGCATTGAAATTCTTTACAGTTACGATTATTCATAATGAATTATCGTAAGGTATAACACGAAggacatttttaaaatattaatttagttGCAATAAGAAAAGCAATTATTACTACTCGTTAGCAGCGTTACTCAGACGTAACGATTTCATATTTAACGAGAACTCGTAATTATATTTCCATTTGTCTAATATTCACTGTATTATTAcacgatttaatttttcaagacTATAATTGGTctaaaatgtatatgtataaatatatatatatatatatatatacatatattcatacacatattcattgttttttttttttttttttttttttttgaaaaataatgtttgataattttcaatatgaaaAGCGGGAAGAGTTTCATAATGAATTGAACATTTTGTAATTGCCGCCATACATgacaagaaaatttaattaatttttttctattttagatattcaataataattataaattaatgaatcgtTTTAAGGTATGAATCGtagtaattattgaaatattatatttttaggaGAGAAAATGCAAAGATACATTGGAAAATAAATGACCATTTAGCTTTTGCTTGAAAAGTACGATCATTGCACGCTTGATGGCACTGTCATCGATCGTTGTTAACGACACCAAGTTGATTACTACCTATTTACTTTTTCCACGTCTGTGTGTGTTCATTCCCTAATGCCGCCGGTTCAAAGAGTCAAAACAAACCCTTGTGACTATTTGCAacagtatttttattttacatagcAGTTTTATTATCCGTTCGAGATGAGTCGAAGGAAAAGAGCTAAggtatgtttttaattaattaaatttcatcacCTCATCGTTATTCTAGTACTTTATGTTATAACTACTTTACTTTAATGGAAAGAATCTTAGAACTTTTTGAAAAGTTCGAgatttttacttatattattatttctttgtcataaaattaatacgaataatcTCATTTTATGATTTTACGTAGAATTTGTTTAGTAAAGAAGCATTTTGTTCGTTTAACACTTTGAATAATTAAGTGAGGTTATGTTTTGATTACAGATGCTGTTGAAATATTTGTGgcatcttattttatataattacatccttttttctcgatgaattatcattatttctatatacttGAGCTGATTAAAGTCAATTAACAATGTTATCATTCATAGTATTCTTCTGTTATTTGACTTATAGTGTAAGacttataattgtaatataccTATAAACgttctatttctatttgtttaaGTTGTAGaaatatcatagaaatttGTGATaacaattgtatatatatatatatattctataggTAGAGTatagagagatggaagaaaaatataatcaattagaAGATGAAAATGCTTCGGATACTTCAGAAAAATCCAAAACTGGCCTTGTTACGCCAGAGAAGAAGATCATtagtgatataaaaaaagaatctgaTCCAGTGTTATCCGTACCAGCATCGTCTGCACCAAAGGTCGAAgtaaaggaggaagaggatcaGGATAGTGATCACGAAGATCCGCATGGTgagatgaatatataaatttttgataaataatcatatctaataaaagtcctttattatttctttaataattttgtagtaaaagaattattaaatggCTTGGAAGGTGCAGCTTTTCAAAGCCGTCTTCCATTTGATAAATTAACGTCTACCGAAGCAGCATGTTTCCCTGATGTATCCGGGGGACCACCTCAAACACAAAAAGTATTTCTACATATTAGAAACAGGCTTGTaagtttcttttaatttagatATCAATAATGTCATATTGTTCTTTATTTACtaatttacttacttattgcaataaaaaaatttttttttagttgcAATTATGGCTCGAAAATCCAAAGCAACAATTAATAGTTGAAAATGCCTTGCCAGCCATAGAACCACCTTACAACAGTGATACTTTACTCGCCCGTCGAATTCATTCCTTTTTAGAACGTTAtggttttattaattttggtgtttttaaacgtttaaaggtatgaaaattatgaaagagaaaaaaaaatatatatatatatgtatatatagtttctAAAAACACCTTAGTATTCAgcgtaaatatttcttttatgttgCAGCCATTACCTACTAAGAAATTAGGTAAAGTTATAGTGATAGGTGCAGGAATAGCAGGTCTAGCTGCAGCTCAACAAATGCAACAGTTTGGATTAGAAGTAATCGTATTAGAAGCAAGAGTATGTCcctgattcttttctttttttttccccctcaatatatacaaatagatatatgtaaaaatcgttgaaagtaaaaaagatcctttatattttttattttaggatCGTGTAGGTGGAAGGATCGCAACGTTTCGTAAATCATCTTACATTGCTGATTTGGGAGCTATGGTAGTTACTGGTTTAGGTGGTAATCCAGTAACAACTCTTAGCAAACAAATCAATATGGAGCTACATAAAATAAGACAGAAGTGTCCTTTATATGAAAGTGACGGTCAAACGGtacgtattttaattaaataattaaataattacatttttattattttattaatgtatatttatttcaaataggttccaaaagataaagatgaaatGGTCGAACGAGAATTCAATAGATTATTAGAAGCGACGTCTTATTTGTCTCATCagttagattttaattatgtaggCAACGCTGGATCAGGAGGGCAAGGTGCCAATACACGGCCAGTATCATTAGGTCAAGCGTTAGAATGGGTGATACGTTTGCAGGAACAGGGAGTTAAACAAAGACAAGTTGCGCATTTACGTTCAGTTCTTTCTTTACAAGGGAGATTAATTACCAATCAGCATAGGGTGAATATTCGatcaaataaatgtttttctttgtaatattttaataagatatatatacatatataaataatataactctCGTTTCAGATGATACAGATCATGGGTCGTTTAACGGAATTAAATAAGCAATATAAAGAAATGTCCGAAAGTAAATTACCAACGAGAGATATCACACAAGAATTTGTTTTGCGTTCGAAATTACGTGATCTTCATAATGCATGCAAGGTAGGTATCTTGTAAAATATCATACGcttttaagtataataatatatatatatatatatatatatatatatatatatatatatatgtatgtatatatataacgataaagcgGTATACAGTAGTTCGACAGTTATCATTTAACCTTCGTAGGAGTGGGATCAATTGGCGGAACAACAAAAGGAGATCGAAGCTAAATTGCAGGAGTTAGAAGCATCCCCGCCAAGGTACATAATGCAATTTAATAAGACTAATTATCGTCGTACttaacgaatttatttatataaatatatgatcgaTTACAGCGACGTTTATTTATCGTCGAAAGATCGTCAAATATTGGACTGGCACTTTGCAAACTTGGAATTCGCCAATGCAACGTCCCTGTCGAATTTGAGCTTGAAACATTGGGACCAGGATGACGATTTCGAATTCACTGGAAGTCATCTGACCGGTGAGTCGATAAATTCAATAACGCTTATTTTACTTATCTGTATTAATGTTTTACGTTAGTCGAAAAACTGTGTAtcgatggagaaaaaaaaaaaaaaaaaaaaaaaaaaaaaaaaaaaaaaaaaaaaaaaaaaaaaaaaggcgagGACGAggccttttctctttttgatctTCCTCCGAAGGAAagattcattatttcttttctttttttttttcctatctctttttttttttatttttgttttgtttttattttcctcttcccCGCTTTTACCTCGGTGCCCCGAAAAGAATCGACAGTTAATTATCCATATAGAATGGTTAACGACGTCTATTAGAAGTTAATCGAGAACGGCGGCGATTCCGCGTATCGAGATTGGTGTATATATGCAATGTTGGCGGAAGGATTCGTGTACGTGGTAAAAGATGCACGCAGGATCGTCGGGCAAGTGTGTACGTATCCTCCTATCGGTAGTCTTGAGAAGCCAAAGCCGCTGAACCACGAAGGAAAGAGATGGTGTAGATAATGCGTGAATTATTCGCGGGTTGCATCCCCTTTAGAGGTATCCAatactttctctcccttcgcCTTCGTAGCTCGTTGACTTTATCAAGCTTATTGAAAGCCGATAGCATGAGATCCCGTGTAGATAGTCGGCCTATCCTACCACCGATCGAGTAcccttacttttctctctctctctctctttttttatttctctctcattataAGAATACCGTACCGCGATTTTGTATTTCTTAACGCTGATTGGCTTTTACCAATGTTGCCGCAAAAAGCACGCCGCCGCCGCAGTTAAGAATTACTTTCGACAAATTCCACCAACGCTCGACTCGGTCATGCGAGAttcgatctttctttataatcgtttatatggtgtattaaatatattaaaaaacgatgataattaCGAAGAAGCATTGTTTTAATCATCGGAGAAAAATAgctggatagatagatagatatatagatacgtaaatatatatatatatatatatacatcaaacGAGACAGAGTaacagagaaaagataaataggaTGAATTTAAGCGTTAACTTCGAAGATATTCGAAGTAATGGCGACgagtaaaaatttcttatcgtGATGGTAGACtattctcttctatctttgtctctcttactTACCTTGGAGAAGAAGGATACGGTCGAGTGCACCCCAAAAGTGTTCTCCTCTTCGATCTTCGAAGAATATTATTCGGCTACCACAGCTGAAACAAGAGACGTAcgtagaatgaaaaagaaaaaaaaaaaaaaaataaaaaaagaaaatgacgcACAATGTAGGGAAGATGAATTCAGATCGAAATTAAAGCTATGGCCACGGGCTCATGTTTGAGTGATGTGCATCGATGATCCTGATTGTCCTAACATCGCCGCCGCTGCCATAATCatcttcgtcatcgtcgtcatcgtcgccCCTTATGCttgttctatctctctctctctctctcattctagtTTTCTATCGCGATTAATGAGATGTAAACAATTTAACGGTAAATTAAGCACGACAATGGTTTCTCTTTTGGggtaaagaagaaggagaaagaaagaaaggaaggaaagaaggaaggaaggaaagaagatctCTTCTAACTAAaacttattctttcttcttctttcttcttcttcttcttcttcttcttcttcttcatcttcttcttcttctctttcttggCCCGTCGATGAATTTCttcccttatatatataatcgtcgaTGGATGCGCTTTACGGACCATCGATTTCATCCTTCCTCGATCCCTCGAACGAAGCTGACCCGTCGCGTGCTCGATCTTTTTGGATCACACTGAAAAAATTCGTGCGTAGTTAAAGCAGAAGCaatgtattctctctctctcttttttttttttctttcggacTCCGTTTTTCTCCTCTGTTCCTTCTATATatctttacctctctcttactctttcttcctctttgccCCCATCGTAACGACGACGCTCGACTGCTTATCGGACATTGCAGTCGATACGTCGGAGACTCCTCCTTTGCCTTTTACTTTCGTCGTACGTAATTGGAGTACAGAATCCAGTTTCGCGGTAGGGGTATAGTCGTTAACGAAGTTTACGGACGTatttcagagagaaagagaaagacagacagagacagagagtgagagagagagagagagagaaagagagagacagagagaggtgCAAACATATCCCAGCTTCTCTTGGTAGTGTTCATcggtctttcttcttcttcttcttcgttcttcttctttctcgttcgttcttcCTCCACCTTcgttgctttctttcttcaacaAATTATCGAGAGATTACCGATCGACTCTCGGACGGTATTCTCGAAGGACTCCTCGAAATTCCTCGACGGTATTTCATTGACAGAACGTAGACACGAcccatcgatatttttctctctctctctctctctctctctctctctcctcttcacttcactccttttctttcctctactctactctactctactcttctcttcttttctcttttcctctctcgctttcttttctccaGATTTTGTGTATCCATTGGAACATCCGTATGCGTAAACATGGTACACGAGTGTTGTACGACGACCGACAGGATCGACCATTTACGAGCTATCGAGAGAGGTAACCCTcctccttcttattcttcgtctttttcttcttcttcttctttttctttttcttcttcttctataaaCGTTCGTTGACTCCGAATCATTGCATTCCAGTCGAACGGTCCTGTTGTGTTTGTTACCCAAAATTATATTGTCGTAAAGTTGAGTTCGCGTGGACACCTCAACGCCTCCTCCGATCGTGAAcgatcttctcttctcttctttcaatgaaatatatatatatatatatatatatatatatatatatatatatatatatataaaggacaagttagaaaaaaaggacaagttagaaatatatacatgtacacatatccatatattaacatatatacatatatatatatatatatatatatatatatatatatgcgcgcgcgcgcgcgtgtgtttgtatatatgtgtagatGAGAGTAGACAAACCACAACCGAGGTTTTGATTCGATTTCGAAGATCGTGAATTTTATCGGAATGAAGGCTCGGCACGGTCCGAAACTGAGGAATCGATCGAACCTCTTgctaaattgaattttatacgaaaaaaGTAATCTGTTAGATACGACGTgcgaagagaataagagagctagagagtgagagagagagagagagagagagagagaatgagcgagtgagtgagtgagtgagtgagtgagtgagtgagtgagtaagtgagtgagtgagtgagtgagtgagtgagtgagtgagtgagtgagtgagtgagtgagtgagtgagtgagaagaTCTTGGAACCATGGAGAACCGGTTCCAAAAAGCGACGCGCTTCTCGCGGTGGACGCATATCGGTCGAATGTTATCTTGAAAACGACTGGCCATTTCTTCACTGTACGATTAGCTCCTCCAgatgaggagaaaagaaaggaagtatGCCTTTATTTTTTGACTGGGATTGGGTGAGGTACTGATGGGGGATGAAAATGGAGAGAGAATGCGCTAATAATGCGTCgtcgttaattaaaaagaaagaaagaaaactattttctctctctctttctctttctcttttagtcAACCTGTtgatcgaacgaaagaaagaaaaataaaaaatgtatgataaCGAGTAACGAAAATCaatttgcataaaaaaaagaaaaaagaaaaaaaaaagaaagaaagaaaaaaaggaagggtaAAAAAGAGGTGGGGGTGAAAAAAccaacaagaaaagaaaaaagaacttttgcCGTGGTTTACTTCTCTTCGAGCgtccttgtctctctcttttttttttctgttcctttttctctttttctttttctttttgttttttttttttttgctcgttctttttctttttctttttcttttctgttttaaaGAGAATTGAAAGGGCACCTTCGTTTGCTTTCCACTATGCCCTTCGGTCGAGATCGAAGAGGACGAGAGAAGCAACAAGCATATCGAGGCCTCTTCTTTCCTCAGGACGAAAACGTAGGCAGCTTTAACGTTAGTTGAATGCCGAAAGAagagagtgtgtgagagagagagagagagagagagagagagagctagagaaagatagatagatagatagagagagaaagagagagagggaaagagagaggaaggatgagaggaaggaagagaaggagtgaGGAAttggaggatgaggaggagggcCGAGTGGTAATTTACGAGGTATCGAAGACCTTGTACACTCCTACCCGCCAACGAGCCGGCCTCGCCCCGCGGAATCCAGTCTTGCTTGGCCTTAACGCACCGATACCTTTCCCATGACCACTTTCGGCGGTATACGTGAGGTACTACATTTACACATTTACAATACGATACTCTAAGCGTGTGtacaaaaaacatatatacatacatatatgcgtgtagatttgtatgtacatttgtatatctatagatgtatacatacatgcatacatacatacatacatatatatatatatatatatatatatatatatgtacatacatagataggaCGAAGACGATTCCGCCTTTACCATTTACAGTGTGTGCCCCCTCATGTGTCGGCAACGCGGTAGGGTACCTTGTCGATAGTCTATCTGGGGTACAGTTCTCCTCATCACGATCCACCACGTGATTTCGCTTCTTAACGTCGCTTCTCGCGCGCGCCGAGTGTCAACAAGTAGATTTCTTGCCGCGTGACCAACCAGAAAGACACGAAGAGGGGGTtggggagagggaaagagagagagagagagagagagagagagagagagagagagagagagtgagatcgTGTGTGgctattttaaattcatttacttcttctttcttctttttattccttcttcttcttctctcttttttattcttttttttttttttttaatttttttttttttttattttttttttatttcatagagagaagaaaagttagAGTTCGATGATTAATAAGtaaaggagaaacaaaaaagttaaaaagaagaacatgTTTCCTGAGTTCTACTCCTGCGTTTTTTGTAAGATTTACGTCATTTAATGCGTATAGattttgaagagaaaagagaatgagagagagggaggaagagggagagggggatagagagatacttttttcttttttataattcaatagACAAGAGTCCTTGATCAGAGTTTTCgttaaataacattaaatttatgttaatttttcgTAAATCATTCTCTGTTAAATCTTGTTGTCACGAAGATTGTTAGTATTCCTCTTCTGTATTTTCGTAAATTCCTAGATATAGGAATATCCATGGCAGCGATTAGTAACtgaaacttctctctctctctctctttctaattctaaCTCTAACTTGTTCCTTTCTAATAGGTGTCTCCAGTGAGAGACTTTACGTGGACTTCGTGACGCTCCATAGCGCTTTCACCTCCGCTTTCCGATcctatttcttccttctccatcacacaaattctctctctctctctctctctctctctctctctctctctctctctctctctctctctctatgttttTAACTCTCTTGTCCTTGTCCTTTGATCTCAGCtggcaaaaaaatttttctgttCGTTGGTTTAccaggaagagagagatagaaagagacatatatatacacacacatgagagagaaagagagagagagagagagagagaccagaCCAACTTTCCTCCTTTTACCGTAGATGGAATAATTAAGATATGAAGGTTCGGTACAGAGTGCACACAGAGACCAAGTCATATGGGTTAATAAGTTTTATACGGGTTGCGTCTGGAttgtacctacctacctactatacatataataaaaaagaaaaataagatgaataagaagaagagaaaggataagaaaagggagagaaggatATGGTCGGTCCGATAACAAAGCTATGCGAATaaggaacaagagagagagagagagagagagagagagagagagagagagagagagagagagagagagtacaagCCGAGGACGTCGGATGTTTTTctgtgctctctctctctctctctccctctctctctcttattctctcattctctctatatctttttctctttgcatgggttaaaaagagataaaaaagagagaatgaaaggaaagaaggaagaaagaaaggaagaaagagagataggaagcaaggaaagaaagaaagaaagaaggaaggaaggaaggaagaaagatcaTGTCCCGTGAGGCACCGCTGGATTTCCTCGGCGGGGCGTTAAAGTCTTGGATAGATGTACTATAACGTCGTGGAAAGTAACTTAGGGGTCATGAAGTTGTCCGGAGAACGAATTATTTCCCTCCGCACTTTGTATAAACCGTGTTGCCAATCTGTCATCGGTTATAGTACGACCGAGTATGCCAAGCTGCGAATACTTATACGCGAGATCTTGAAAGCGCCtctatttatgtttatacgtGCAAGTATCGCCTGTATGTATTAGTGTATAAGTAAACTtgtataaagagagacagagggagaaagagatatagagagatagtgagagagagagagagagagagagagagaaaacacgaTACGTCTCTCGACCAGCATCGTAAAGCATTCACTCTGAATTTAACTCCTAATCTGTTATGGGGAAGCTTTTTAACGGCGTTTCgcactgagagagagagagagagagagagagagagagagagagagagagagagagagagagagagagagagaaagagagaatagaatgAGAGTTTGATCATGGTACGGATAACTTatgatctctttctttcttgttctcactctttctctctctttctctctctctctctctctctctttctctttttcttctttttatcttcgttttgttctttttcaaagTTAAAGCTCCGACATTTGCTCAGCGTGCATCGTCATTCCTATCGTGCAAGACAAAAGTTATTTATCCTTGATAATGAAGTTGGATATTGGTGCAATAGGTGTAAagcaaataaaagaagaaaaggaagaaaaaagaaaaggaagaataaaaaggaataggaAAAAGGTTTGCTAACACTATActcgattattttatcattcgtcATTCTTCCATGCTTCgttcttccatctttttcttttgtttttctttttgttcttttttttttttttcgacagaCTATTACTACTTCTCTTAGTTGTCATTGATTTTTGTAAACGTTACGTCAATGAAAAGACAATTCATTAATTCAtccaatgatttttatttgattttttaattatacacatatctatatgtaaTTAATCCATAATGTCGTAACCAGTTAAAATTATTGACGTTCGATAGCTTTGGTTCTCCGTGCCATTTATCGAAAGCTTTGAACGAGGAAAGCTGTGCTTAGAAGTGGAGCTCGAATTCGTCATAGTtatatgtatgagagagagagagagagagagagagagagagagagagagagagagagagagagagagagagagatggaaagagaaatagagatagagatgtagagagatatagagatagaatcTCAGAGTGGTATTTGAAAGCGTGTAATTTGAATTAGTAGTTCGCTAATAACGTACAGAGCTCACTGAGGATTTATATGAATTACTTTGACGGACTTTGGCGATTCCAACGACCCttcatcctttcttctttgtataggtttctatatatttataggtgtatatatatatatattcatatgtacatatttatatacagatTTTAATCCTTAACATATTCGTTGTTAAAGCTCGTAATTGTCGAATGACGGCACCCTTCGTGTTTTTGGTTAATAAGCCTatagtatatacgtacgtgtgtatatatatatatatatacatacatacatacatgtatgtgagTGTTgtgtatctctttttaaagatgaaatcttttctcttatcctcCTGTTCTATCTCACAGTCGATGCATTTTTCAGATTAATGCACGGTAATCTTTCTTAACAATCGTACCATAAGGGGGTGGGAGGTGAGAGAGGTGGAGGGAGGTTGGCGGACGGTCGGGAGGGCTTACGTGACGGGGTGACCAAGAATGATTAAACGGGGTCCTCTACGTGACGGTGAGAAGAATGACGCTGACCATTATATGTTAATGCTCGGGCACACGCTATACGACGATTATGCAGCCTTTCAAAGTGTCTCGTCTCCGAACGTTTACCagaggaggtggagaaggaggattGTAggtgggggaagaaaaaaaaagacacgttggagtctctctctctctctctctctctttctatctttttctcgcgTCCGTCGTTGCCGCCGATTTTCGTGATTTTGTCCTCCCCTTTTGCCACTTTATACTTTCTCCTTACGGTTCAAATAATTGCCTGGACATTCGTGAGCGATTTGTTAGACTCGTCTTGAGAACTTGACGCCTCATACATCAGCGTCGAACGAGCCTTAtgtttcgtctctctttctttctctctctctctctctctctctctttctctctacctctgtctcttttgcttttactCTTGCTCTTGCTTCCGCTCTCCTttactctcttctcctttcaatttcttttttctttttattttttcttttttccttcttaaaaaaaagttctcattctctttctcttaacaattaattaattattgtatatctaTTTGCATCATCGACGatcattgaataatattctCGACGATTAAATAACGCTGTTTAAAACAGATTTGCAACGTAATAAATAGTGacagtaaaaaaggaaaaagaaatatatatatatatatataataatcggaCATTTAATATCCGTTTAAGGATATAATCTCGATAAGATTGAAATATCGATTTCGGTGGCTCGACAACAGGTTCTCTCCTTCGGCAAGTAGTACTTCTCGAG is a genomic window containing:
- the LOC124946949 gene encoding lysine-specific histone demethylase 1A isoform X2, which codes for MSRRKRAKVEYREMEEKYNQLEDENASDTSEKSKTGLVTPEKKIISDIKKESDPVLSVPASSAPKVEVKEEEDQDSDHEDPHVKELLNGLEGAAFQSRLPFDKLTSTEAACFPDVSGGPPQTQKVFLHIRNRLLQLWLENPKQQLIVENALPAIEPPYNSDTLLARRIHSFLERYGFINFGVFKRLKPLPTKKLGKVIVIGAGIAGLAAAQQMQQFGLEVIVLEARDRVGGRIATFRKSSYIADLGAMVVTGLGGNPVTTLSKQINMELHKIRQKCPLYESDGQTVPKDKDEMVEREFNRLLEATSYLSHQLDFNYVGNAGSGGQGANTRPVSLGQALEWVIRLQEQGVKQRQVAHLRSVLSLQGRLITNQHRMIQIMGRLTELNKQYKEMSESKLPTRDITQEFVLRSKLRDLHNACKEWDQLAEQQKEIEAKLQELEASPPSDVYLSSKDRQILDWHFANLEFANATSLSNLSLKHWDQDDDFEFTGSHLTVRNGYSCVPVALSEGLDIRLNTAARAVRYGVNGVEVWAAPSRSLHTNHTVYKADAVLVTLPLGVLKASAPPSAVAFNPPLPDWKSQAIQRLGFGNLNKVVLCFERIFWDPTANLFGHVGSTTASRGELFLFWNLYKAPVLLALVAGEAACVMENVSDDVIIGRCISVLKTIFGNQVVPQPRESVVTRWRADPWARGSYSFVAVGSSGSDYDLLAAPVAPPAPPNYPPGTPSPQPRVFFAGEHTIRNYPATVHGAFLSGLREGGRIADQLCGSPYAPPTMPTTVPSTTGVSSSNNITTTNNNNNNNNNSNTTGTSSAP
- the LOC124946949 gene encoding lysine-specific histone demethylase 1A isoform X1; translation: MLSFIVFFCYLTYSVEYREMEEKYNQLEDENASDTSEKSKTGLVTPEKKIISDIKKESDPVLSVPASSAPKVEVKEEEDQDSDHEDPHVKELLNGLEGAAFQSRLPFDKLTSTEAACFPDVSGGPPQTQKVFLHIRNRLLQLWLENPKQQLIVENALPAIEPPYNSDTLLARRIHSFLERYGFINFGVFKRLKPLPTKKLGKVIVIGAGIAGLAAAQQMQQFGLEVIVLEARDRVGGRIATFRKSSYIADLGAMVVTGLGGNPVTTLSKQINMELHKIRQKCPLYESDGQTVPKDKDEMVEREFNRLLEATSYLSHQLDFNYVGNAGSGGQGANTRPVSLGQALEWVIRLQEQGVKQRQVAHLRSVLSLQGRLITNQHRMIQIMGRLTELNKQYKEMSESKLPTRDITQEFVLRSKLRDLHNACKEWDQLAEQQKEIEAKLQELEASPPSDVYLSSKDRQILDWHFANLEFANATSLSNLSLKHWDQDDDFEFTGSHLTVRNGYSCVPVALSEGLDIRLNTAARAVRYGVNGVEVWAAPSRSLHTNHTVYKADAVLVTLPLGVLKASAPPSAVAFNPPLPDWKSQAIQRLGFGNLNKVVLCFERIFWDPTANLFGHVGSTTASRGELFLFWNLYKAPVLLALVAGEAACVMENVSDDVIIGRCISVLKTIFGNQVVPQPRESVVTRWRADPWARGSYSFVAVGSSGSDYDLLAAPVAPPAPPNYPPGTPSPQPRVFFAGEHTIRNYPATVHGAFLSGLREGGRIADQLCGSPYAPPTMPTTVPSTTGVSSSNNITTTNNNNNNNNNSNTTGTSSAP